A single window of Archangium gephyra DNA harbors:
- a CDS encoding SRPBCC family protein, translating to MSEAKKLILERTYRASVQELWELWTTKEGFESWWGPEGFRVEVHEIAPRIGGTLHYDMIADAPEVIKEMKKQGQPLSHATRGTFSELEVHQRLVLTHVIDFIPGVKPYESTMEMELFPSGNSVRMVVTLSPMHNPEFTQMQLEGFTSQLTKLDKRFGAAVSAPA from the coding sequence ATGAGTGAAGCCAAGAAGCTGATCCTGGAGCGGACGTACCGCGCGAGCGTGCAGGAGCTGTGGGAGCTGTGGACCACCAAGGAAGGCTTCGAATCCTGGTGGGGGCCGGAGGGCTTCCGTGTGGAGGTCCACGAAATCGCCCCGCGCATCGGCGGCACCCTGCACTACGACATGATCGCCGACGCTCCCGAGGTCATCAAGGAGATGAAGAAGCAGGGACAGCCCCTCTCCCACGCGACCCGCGGCACGTTCTCGGAGCTCGAGGTCCACCAGCGTCTCGTGCTCACCCACGTGATCGACTTCATCCCCGGTGTGAAGCCCTACGAGAGCACCATGGAGATGGAGCTGTTCCCGTCCGGGAACAGCGTCCGCATGGTCGTGACCCTGAGCCCCATGCACAACCCCGAGTTCACCCAGATGCAGCTGGAGGGCTTCACCAGCCAGCTCACCAAGCTCGACAAGCGCTTCGGGGCCGCGGTCAGCGCGCCCGCTTGA
- a CDS encoding ArsR/SmtB family transcription factor, which translates to MHLDAFQSLADPTRRRIVETLRRGERQVGEIVQEAGIHQSGVSRHLRILHESGFVSVRPDGQHRLYSLRPEPFRELEEWLSQYRGLWEARLDRLDTALKQRRKNPGTTNRSKADE; encoded by the coding sequence ATGCATCTTGATGCCTTCCAGAGCCTGGCGGATCCCACCCGGCGACGCATCGTCGAGACGTTGCGGAGGGGTGAACGGCAGGTTGGCGAGATCGTCCAGGAGGCGGGAATCCACCAGTCCGGTGTCTCGCGTCATCTCCGCATCCTCCACGAGTCGGGGTTCGTCTCCGTGCGGCCGGACGGCCAGCACCGGCTCTATTCACTCAGGCCCGAGCCATTCCGAGAGCTCGAGGAGTGGCTCTCGCAGTACCGGGGCCTGTGGGAGGCGCGGCTGGACAGGCTGGACACCGCCCTGAAGCAACGACGGAAGAACCCGGGAACAACGAACAGGAGCAAGGCAGATGAGTGA
- a CDS encoding M12 family metallopeptidase yields MTQEELDKLHVCVDRRVVPVGQAERMALVKDCRWTDDSLSIRFLDGDPGLQERVKKVARIWTEFANIKFLFGNDPEAQIRISFKERGSWSYVGTQCLGIAKHAPTMNFGWLTPATGDEEVMRVVLHEFGHALGCIHEHQNPAGGIQWNKEAVYAYYSGHPNYWSRKDVDTNLFQLYDKDLTAHTQLDPHSIMLYPVPAAFTLDGKAIGGSNKVLSDMDKEFIGKLYP; encoded by the coding sequence ATGACCCAGGAAGAGTTGGACAAGCTTCACGTGTGTGTTGACAGGCGAGTCGTGCCTGTTGGCCAGGCCGAGCGGATGGCCCTGGTCAAGGATTGCAGGTGGACGGACGATTCCCTCAGCATCCGTTTCCTCGATGGGGATCCCGGCCTGCAGGAGCGGGTCAAGAAGGTCGCTCGGATCTGGACCGAGTTCGCGAACATCAAATTCCTCTTCGGCAACGACCCGGAGGCGCAGATCCGCATCTCCTTCAAGGAGCGCGGGTCCTGGTCCTATGTGGGCACCCAGTGCCTGGGCATCGCGAAGCACGCGCCCACCATGAACTTCGGCTGGCTGACTCCCGCGACCGGGGACGAGGAAGTGATGCGGGTCGTCCTGCACGAGTTCGGCCACGCCCTCGGCTGCATCCACGAGCACCAGAACCCCGCCGGTGGCATCCAGTGGAACAAGGAGGCCGTGTACGCGTACTACTCGGGGCATCCCAACTACTGGTCCCGGAAGGACGTCGATACGAACCTCTTCCAGCTCTACGACAAGGATCTGACGGCGCACACCCAGCTCGATCCGCACTCCATCATGCTGTACCCCGTCCCCGCCGCGTTCACCCTGGACGGCAAGGCGATCGGGGGTTCCAACAAAGTCCTCTCCGACATGGACAAGGAGTTCATTGGCAAGCTGTATCCTTGA
- a CDS encoding PEGA domain-containing protein produces the protein MTLRHRRMSFPALLVALLLALGGPGASAAEPGPARAAARRHFERGTTLYKEGRYAEAAAAFEAAYETLANGVVLYNLGQCYEKLGELQRAIGYYRDYLRMVPNAEDRPLVESLIARLEKRYEEERRPQVSVSSEPAGARVQVDGEARGVTPWSDKLEVGPHRLEVTHEGYQPLRRDVQLRPGEPLELQLMLTPLSKREVAGELRPGQPRRRVWTWVAAGAAGVATAGAVTLGLLARSDSRELLARPHERAEAQRLHDSALGRARASNLLTGTAGVALLAGTALFFFEGSF, from the coding sequence ATGACCCTCCGCCACCGCCGCATGTCCTTCCCGGCGCTCCTCGTCGCGCTGCTGCTCGCCCTGGGAGGTCCGGGGGCGAGCGCCGCCGAGCCCGGGCCCGCCCGTGCCGCCGCCCGCCGGCACTTCGAGCGCGGCACCACCCTCTACAAGGAGGGCCGCTACGCCGAGGCCGCCGCCGCCTTCGAGGCCGCCTACGAGACGCTCGCCAACGGCGTGGTGCTCTACAACCTGGGCCAGTGCTACGAGAAGCTCGGCGAGCTCCAGCGGGCCATCGGCTACTACCGCGACTACCTGCGCATGGTGCCCAACGCGGAGGATCGGCCGCTCGTCGAGTCCCTCATCGCCCGGCTGGAGAAGCGCTACGAAGAGGAGCGCCGTCCCCAGGTGAGCGTCTCCAGCGAGCCCGCGGGAGCGCGGGTGCAGGTGGATGGCGAGGCGCGCGGGGTGACGCCCTGGAGCGACAAGCTGGAGGTGGGCCCGCACCGGCTCGAGGTGACGCACGAGGGCTACCAGCCGCTGCGGCGCGACGTGCAACTGCGGCCCGGCGAGCCGCTCGAGCTCCAGCTGATGCTCACGCCCCTGTCGAAGCGCGAGGTGGCGGGTGAGCTCCGCCCGGGACAACCGAGGCGGCGCGTCTGGACGTGGGTGGCGGCGGGCGCGGCGGGGGTGGCGACGGCGGGGGCGGTGACGCTGGGGCTGCTGGCGCGCTCGGACTCGCGGGAGCTGCTGGCCCGGCCGCACGAGCGCGCCGAGGCGCAGCGGCTGCACGACTCGGCCCTGGGCCGGGCGAGGGCCTCCAACCTCCTCACTGGCACCGCGGGCGTGGCCCTGCTGGCGGGCACGGCCCTGTTCTTCTTCGAGGGGAGCTTCTGA
- a CDS encoding caspase family protein: MNADDFGIVVGINHYPELGNLGGPENDARDFREWLISTEGGAVPPDNVTLITCPQPPASSPWEARPTTVELDTAFERLLVRADEEGRGGFAGRRLYIFLAGHGFAQNIEDAALLMANAGKTRTGHHIPGRPYANSFREAAYFREVVLFMDCCRENYRKPVGRKQPPWDEERNPSRAINVRHFYGFATEWSRAAREMPHQPDLQVRGHFTTALLAGLRGGAADEHGRITGKALKNFVLNYLPSLLPPGQPQVPVFDFDDTKDIEFGTTRIPRIRVEIHLSGSNVGKDVLLRDGNLQPMPGTALRVSPELWEAQLLRGLYQVSIPGGESKMFQVLGDETGEVHVNL; this comes from the coding sequence ATGAACGCGGATGATTTTGGAATTGTCGTGGGCATCAACCACTACCCGGAGCTGGGCAACCTCGGTGGCCCCGAGAACGATGCCCGGGACTTCCGGGAGTGGTTGATCTCCACGGAGGGAGGTGCCGTCCCTCCAGACAACGTCACCCTGATCACCTGTCCCCAACCGCCGGCCAGCTCGCCCTGGGAGGCGCGGCCCACGACCGTGGAGCTCGACACGGCCTTCGAGCGGCTGTTGGTGCGCGCCGACGAGGAGGGCCGCGGAGGGTTCGCGGGGCGCCGCCTGTACATCTTCCTCGCGGGTCATGGCTTCGCCCAGAACATCGAGGACGCCGCGCTGCTGATGGCCAACGCGGGCAAGACGCGGACAGGGCACCACATTCCGGGCCGGCCCTACGCCAACTCGTTCCGCGAGGCGGCCTATTTCCGGGAGGTGGTGCTGTTCATGGACTGCTGCCGGGAGAACTACCGGAAGCCCGTGGGCCGGAAGCAACCCCCCTGGGACGAAGAGCGCAACCCCTCCCGCGCCATCAACGTGCGGCACTTCTATGGCTTCGCGACCGAGTGGTCCCGCGCCGCGCGCGAGATGCCTCATCAGCCCGATCTCCAGGTCCGCGGCCACTTCACCACGGCGTTGCTCGCCGGTCTGCGCGGAGGCGCGGCCGATGAGCACGGGCGCATCACGGGGAAGGCGCTCAAGAACTTCGTTCTCAACTACCTGCCCTCGCTGCTTCCGCCCGGGCAGCCGCAGGTGCCTGTCTTCGATTTCGACGACACGAAGGACATCGAGTTCGGGACCACGCGGATTCCCAGGATCCGCGTGGAGATTCACCTCTCCGGGTCCAATGTCGGCAAGGACGTCCTGCTTCGTGACGGGAATCTGCAGCCGATGCCCGGCACGGCGCTTCGTGTGAGTCCGGAGCTGTGGGAGGCCCAGCTCCTGCGCGGGCTCTACCAGGTGAGCATCCCGGGGGGCGAGTCCAAGATGTTCCAGGTTCTCGGAGACGAGACGGGAGAGGTCCATGTCAACCTCTGA
- a CDS encoding serine/threonine-protein kinase: protein MPRCPTCQSEYAEDISYCPRDGAALLPAVLEGRYRLLSQLGAGGMGVVYLAEHLGLRKSVAVKLLRGELSREPTFARRFEQEAIAASQIGHEHIVNVTDLGRTPTGELFYVMELLEGESLGALLLRERFLPLWRAVPILTQVCRALEAAHARGIVHRDVKPQNVMLLQRQGQADFVKVVDFGISKVLQGQQASGLTEAGAILGTAHYMAPEQASGGTVDARADVYAVGVLTYEVCTGSLPFRGDNTFATMLQHLEATAEPPSRRRPDLGLPPELDALVLGALAKDPAARPTLEAFRAGLEALVPGRVPLQLTPAMATGRVPALPPAAPPAPAAPAVAEPLEPTLVSTRSLEAVHRARRGGLLVGGVGTLLLLGGVGLWAATSRGPAVEPPAVSAPAAAPAPVAAPAPAPATEPPKESAPPPATAREQLPEGERREVPPKKQPPARPRPDKPRPGKVPDKVQDLKPNPF from the coding sequence ATGCCGCGCTGCCCGACGTGCCAGAGCGAGTACGCGGAGGACATCTCGTACTGCCCCCGTGACGGGGCGGCGCTGCTGCCCGCGGTGCTGGAGGGCCGCTACCGGTTGCTGTCCCAGCTCGGCGCGGGAGGCATGGGCGTGGTGTACCTCGCCGAGCACCTGGGCCTGCGCAAGAGCGTGGCGGTGAAGCTGCTGCGCGGCGAGCTGTCGCGGGAGCCCACCTTCGCCCGCCGCTTCGAGCAGGAGGCCATCGCCGCCAGCCAGATCGGCCACGAGCACATCGTCAACGTGACGGACCTGGGCCGCACGCCCACCGGCGAGCTCTTCTACGTCATGGAGCTGCTGGAGGGAGAGAGCCTCGGCGCGCTGCTGCTGCGCGAGCGCTTCCTCCCGCTGTGGCGCGCCGTGCCCATCCTCACGCAGGTGTGCCGGGCGCTCGAGGCGGCGCACGCGCGCGGCATCGTCCACCGGGACGTGAAGCCGCAGAACGTGATGCTCCTGCAGCGCCAGGGGCAGGCGGACTTCGTCAAGGTGGTGGACTTCGGCATCTCCAAGGTGCTGCAGGGGCAGCAGGCCAGCGGGCTCACCGAGGCGGGCGCCATCCTCGGCACCGCCCACTACATGGCCCCGGAGCAGGCCTCGGGTGGGACGGTGGATGCCCGGGCGGATGTGTACGCGGTGGGTGTGCTCACCTACGAGGTCTGCACCGGCTCGCTCCCCTTCCGCGGGGACAACACCTTCGCCACGATGTTGCAGCACCTGGAGGCCACCGCCGAGCCTCCCAGCCGGCGCCGCCCGGACCTCGGCCTGCCGCCGGAGCTGGACGCGCTGGTGCTGGGCGCGCTCGCCAAGGACCCTGCCGCTCGCCCCACCCTGGAGGCGTTCCGCGCCGGGCTGGAGGCGCTCGTCCCGGGCCGGGTGCCCCTCCAGCTCACGCCGGCCATGGCCACCGGCCGCGTGCCCGCGCTCCCGCCCGCCGCACCACCCGCTCCCGCTGCGCCCGCCGTGGCCGAGCCGCTCGAGCCCACCCTCGTGTCCACCCGGAGCCTGGAGGCCGTCCACCGGGCCAGGCGCGGCGGGCTCCTCGTGGGAGGCGTGGGCACGCTGCTGCTGCTCGGCGGCGTGGGACTGTGGGCGGCCACCTCGCGCGGCCCGGCAGTGGAGCCTCCCGCCGTCTCCGCGCCGGCAGCGGCTCCCGCCCCGGTAGCGGCCCCCGCGCCAGCTCCAGCCACGGAGCCACCGAAGGAGTCCGCTCCCCCACCGGCAACGGCCCGTGAGCAGCTGCCCGAGGGTGAGCGGCGGGAAGTCCCCCCGAAGAAGCAGCCTCCCGCGCGCCCGCGGCCCGACAAGCCCCGGCCCGGCAAGGTCCCGGACAAGGTCCAGGACCTCAAGCCCAACCCCTTCTGA
- a CDS encoding Lrp/AsnC ligand binding domain-containing protein, translating to MHTIFVMIKCELGQTYKTAAMIADQVDEAAEVYSTSGGYDLLAKFHLDKDQDLGRFVTERIQTLPGVKDTYTITTFKAF from the coding sequence GTGCACACCATCTTCGTCATGATCAAGTGTGAGCTGGGGCAGACCTACAAGACCGCCGCGATGATCGCCGACCAGGTCGACGAGGCGGCCGAGGTCTACTCCACCTCCGGCGGCTACGATCTGCTCGCCAAGTTCCACCTCGACAAGGACCAGGACCTCGGCCGCTTCGTCACCGAGCGCATCCAGACCCTGCCCGGTGTCAAAGACACCTACACCATCACCACCTTCAAGGCCTTCTGA
- a CDS encoding sigma 54-interacting transcriptional regulator translates to MSGRTELIPSQEAASGLSVRRVNLEVSAGPDAGTTVASSAEKLTLGTAPGNDLVLTDTTVSRFHAELVRERGGYRVKDLGSTNGTRVDHVRVQDAYVADGSTLTFGGTTVRFSLVATRDVLPLHPQPRFGALVGESAVMRALFAQLARLAATDATVLVEGESGTGKELVAEALHQASPRASGPFVVVDCGSIPAELVESELFGHEKGAFTGATHERRGAFEAASGGTLFLDELGELPLAVQPKLLRALERRQVKRVGADGYRSVDVRFVAATHRDLREAVNRGQFREDLYFRLAVGMVRVPPLRAHLEDLPHLLEHLWTETFRALGLPPRPFTAPGPETLLQLSTLPWRGNVRELRNFVERSVALSGALDASFLQAASAPAAASGAPTVRVELPYKEAKEAWLAYFEETYLRQRLAASGGNVSQMAREAEVDRAHVIKLLRKHAVR, encoded by the coding sequence ATGTCAGGGCGCACCGAGCTCATCCCCTCGCAGGAAGCGGCCAGCGGGCTCTCCGTCCGGAGGGTGAACCTCGAGGTGTCGGCCGGCCCGGACGCCGGCACCACGGTGGCCAGCTCCGCCGAGAAGCTCACCCTCGGCACGGCCCCGGGCAATGATCTGGTGCTCACCGACACCACCGTGTCGCGCTTCCACGCCGAGCTGGTGCGCGAGCGCGGCGGCTACCGGGTGAAGGACCTGGGCAGCACCAATGGCACGCGGGTGGACCACGTGCGGGTGCAGGACGCCTATGTGGCGGACGGCTCCACGCTGACCTTCGGCGGCACCACGGTGCGCTTCTCCCTGGTGGCCACGCGGGACGTGCTGCCCCTGCACCCCCAGCCCCGCTTCGGCGCGCTGGTGGGCGAGAGCGCGGTGATGCGGGCCCTGTTCGCCCAGCTGGCGCGCCTGGCCGCCACGGACGCCACGGTGCTCGTCGAGGGCGAGAGCGGCACCGGCAAGGAGCTGGTGGCCGAGGCGCTCCACCAGGCGAGCCCCCGGGCCTCGGGCCCCTTCGTCGTGGTGGACTGCGGCTCCATCCCCGCCGAGCTGGTGGAGAGCGAGCTCTTCGGCCACGAGAAGGGCGCCTTCACCGGCGCCACCCACGAGCGCCGGGGCGCCTTCGAGGCCGCCAGCGGGGGCACCCTCTTCCTGGACGAGCTGGGCGAGCTGCCCCTGGCCGTGCAGCCCAAGCTGCTGCGCGCGCTGGAGCGCCGGCAGGTCAAGCGCGTGGGCGCGGATGGGTACCGGAGCGTGGACGTGCGCTTCGTGGCCGCCACGCATCGCGACTTGCGCGAGGCCGTCAACCGCGGGCAGTTCCGCGAGGACCTGTACTTCCGGCTCGCCGTGGGCATGGTGCGCGTGCCGCCGCTGCGCGCGCACCTGGAGGATCTGCCGCACCTGCTGGAGCACCTGTGGACGGAGACGTTCCGCGCGCTCGGCCTGCCGCCCCGGCCCTTCACCGCGCCCGGCCCCGAGACACTGCTCCAGCTGTCCACCCTGCCCTGGCGCGGCAACGTGCGCGAGCTGCGCAACTTCGTCGAGCGCAGCGTGGCCCTCTCCGGCGCGTTGGATGCCTCGTTCCTCCAGGCGGCCAGCGCCCCGGCGGCGGCGAGCGGGGCCCCCACCGTGCGCGTGGAGCTGCCCTACAAGGAGGCGAAGGAGGCATGGCTCGCCTACTTCGAGGAGACGTACCTGCGCCAGCGCCTGGCGGCCTCGGGCGGCAACGTGAGTCAGATGGCGCGCGAGGCCGAGGTGGACCGGGCCCACGTCATCAAACTGCTCCGCAAGCACGCGGTGCGCTGA
- a CDS encoding fatty acid desaturase family protein, which produces MSRATPDFDPSTVDVDAFLADIRALRTEMDASVSEADLAHLRKIENWGRAASVLGLATCWMMPNPLSAAALGLGRSTRWLLMHHVGHRGYDRVPGAPVERTSKGFAKGNRRFVDWLDWILPDAWVYEHNVLHHSHTGEDADPDLLERNAEGTLRNPHRPLALRYLQLVLLAITWRASYYSPETLASLRRKHRPGGPLTREEWREVLLSGYAPYILWNFAVLPALFLPLGAWAGFSALCNSLMAEVITNVHTFLVVGPNHTGEDLYRFDSKPENKGERYLQQVIGSANYRTGGDLNDYLHLWLNYQIEHHIFPDLSMLQYQRMQPKVRALCEKYGIPYVQESVWTRARKMVDIVVGKASMRRLPRREAAPASGPLPEVA; this is translated from the coding sequence ATGTCCCGCGCCACCCCTGACTTCGATCCCTCGACCGTCGACGTGGACGCCTTCCTGGCCGACATCCGCGCCCTGCGCACCGAGATGGATGCCTCCGTCAGCGAGGCGGACCTCGCCCACCTGCGGAAGATCGAGAACTGGGGCCGCGCGGCCTCCGTGCTCGGCCTGGCCACCTGCTGGATGATGCCCAACCCGCTCAGCGCCGCGGCCCTGGGGCTCGGCCGCTCCACGCGCTGGCTGCTCATGCACCACGTGGGTCACCGCGGCTACGACCGCGTCCCCGGCGCCCCCGTCGAGCGCACCAGCAAGGGCTTCGCCAAGGGCAACCGCCGCTTCGTCGACTGGCTCGATTGGATCCTCCCCGACGCCTGGGTCTACGAGCACAACGTCCTCCACCACTCGCACACCGGCGAGGACGCGGACCCGGATCTCCTCGAGCGCAACGCCGAGGGCACCCTGCGCAACCCCCACCGCCCGCTCGCCCTGCGCTACCTCCAGCTCGTCCTGCTCGCCATCACCTGGCGCGCCAGCTACTACTCCCCCGAGACGCTCGCCTCGCTGCGCCGCAAGCACCGCCCCGGCGGCCCCCTCACCCGCGAGGAGTGGCGCGAGGTGCTGCTCAGCGGTTACGCCCCCTACATCCTCTGGAACTTCGCCGTCCTCCCCGCGCTCTTCCTGCCCCTGGGCGCCTGGGCCGGCTTCAGCGCCCTGTGCAACTCGCTCATGGCCGAGGTCATCACCAACGTGCACACCTTCCTCGTCGTGGGCCCCAACCACACCGGCGAGGATCTCTACCGCTTCGACTCCAAGCCGGAGAACAAGGGCGAGCGCTACCTCCAGCAGGTGATCGGCAGCGCCAACTACCGCACCGGGGGCGATCTCAACGACTACCTGCACCTCTGGCTCAACTACCAGATCGAGCACCACATCTTCCCCGACCTCTCCATGCTCCAGTACCAGCGCATGCAGCCCAAGGTGCGCGCGCTCTGCGAGAAGTACGGCATTCCCTACGTCCAGGAGAGCGTCTGGACGCGCGCGCGGAAGATGGTGGACATCGTCGTGGGCAAGGCCTCCATGCGCCGGCTCCCGCGCCGTGAGGCGGCTCCGGCTTCCGGTCCCCTCCCCGAAGTCGCGTGA
- a CDS encoding PhnD/SsuA/transferrin family substrate-binding protein — protein sequence MITPTTPIRFMLYPSLGEVREHVRVELFGRALSERLGRPVVLELAPTYEALEAELAAGRVDMAWATAEQCDAFAPRARAVLRAVRSGSCHYHSALVCRSEEPLTLETLKGKRAAWVAPRSTGGHLLPVRFLESRGLRTQELFSEQRFWGTYRKAFQALLDGEADVAAIFSNHADEHAMRATLASYVGAEEPRLMTFAFTPPTLADGIVLTRRLSEADAAALVSVLTRMNTDGSGLEMLMGPFRVEGFVLSPDGREQAPVPRRSRSAEYVVAELDGEERCRRLWSPTGRAFGRDVSDAEGRTLTEVLGTEAAEPLLSLMRAVRHGGADGRLEYRLEVEGETRWYAAEITPCAPVPGETRPRLGLMVRDVSGMRALEDPMYRLASFPLLHPEPLLELSLEGELRYANPATHKAFPELLVEGGKHPLVQAAMQWSWRGAPAGEPAPTVHLEGRYWELTVTQLCDPAGLRVFARDVTLRKQMEARLIQADRLSALGSLAAAVGHEMNNPLAFMLANLSYAREELERMGESLRGQDEAVAQELGEVLEALSETAEGALRLKHIVQDLRTLSRKPPEHQARVELQPVLENALKLIRGQIGQRGRLERDFFELPAVDADEARLTQLFLNLLSNALQSMNPADAARNVLRVAAYTGEDGEAVVEVQDTGKGLAPEALSRIFEPFVATVPGSSGLGLSVSHAIVTSLGGTLRAESREGRGTLITITLPAAAAESAPSRQQVLLAG from the coding sequence GTGATCACGCCGACCACCCCCATCCGCTTCATGCTCTACCCGTCACTCGGCGAGGTGAGGGAGCACGTTCGTGTGGAGCTGTTCGGGCGAGCGCTGTCGGAGCGGCTGGGCCGGCCGGTGGTGCTGGAGCTGGCGCCCACGTACGAGGCGCTGGAGGCGGAGCTGGCGGCGGGCCGGGTGGACATGGCGTGGGCCACGGCCGAGCAGTGTGATGCCTTCGCGCCGAGGGCGCGGGCGGTCCTGCGGGCGGTGCGCTCGGGCAGCTGCCACTACCACTCCGCCCTGGTGTGCCGCTCGGAGGAGCCGCTCACCCTGGAGACGCTGAAGGGCAAGCGCGCCGCCTGGGTGGCGCCTCGCTCCACCGGGGGGCACCTGTTGCCGGTGCGCTTCCTGGAGTCGCGGGGGTTGCGCACCCAGGAGCTCTTCTCCGAGCAGCGCTTCTGGGGCACCTACCGCAAGGCCTTCCAGGCGCTGCTCGACGGCGAGGCGGATGTGGCCGCCATCTTCTCCAACCACGCGGACGAGCATGCCATGCGCGCCACCCTGGCCTCGTACGTGGGAGCGGAGGAGCCCAGGCTCATGACGTTCGCCTTCACCCCGCCCACGCTGGCCGACGGCATCGTCCTCACCCGGCGGCTGTCCGAGGCCGACGCGGCCGCGCTGGTGTCCGTGCTCACGCGGATGAACACGGACGGCTCGGGCCTGGAGATGTTGATGGGGCCGTTCCGGGTGGAGGGCTTCGTCCTGTCGCCGGATGGGCGGGAGCAGGCCCCGGTCCCCCGCAGGTCGCGCAGCGCCGAGTACGTGGTGGCGGAGCTGGACGGCGAGGAGCGGTGCCGGCGGCTGTGGTCGCCCACGGGCAGGGCCTTTGGCCGGGACGTGAGCGACGCCGAGGGGCGCACGCTGACGGAGGTGCTGGGGACGGAGGCCGCCGAGCCGCTGCTGTCGCTGATGCGCGCGGTGCGCCACGGCGGGGCGGATGGACGGCTGGAGTACCGGCTGGAGGTGGAGGGCGAGACGCGCTGGTACGCGGCGGAGATCACCCCGTGCGCTCCGGTGCCCGGCGAGACGCGGCCGCGCCTGGGGCTGATGGTGCGCGACGTGTCGGGGATGCGCGCGCTGGAGGATCCGATGTACCGGCTGGCCTCCTTCCCGCTGCTGCACCCGGAGCCGCTGCTGGAGCTGAGCCTGGAGGGCGAGCTGCGCTACGCCAACCCGGCCACGCACAAGGCCTTCCCGGAGCTGCTGGTGGAGGGCGGAAAGCACCCGCTGGTGCAGGCGGCGATGCAGTGGTCCTGGCGGGGCGCGCCCGCGGGCGAGCCCGCTCCCACGGTGCACCTGGAGGGCCGCTACTGGGAGCTGACGGTGACGCAGCTGTGTGATCCGGCGGGCCTGCGGGTGTTCGCCCGGGACGTGACGCTGCGCAAGCAGATGGAGGCGCGGCTCATCCAGGCGGATCGGCTCTCGGCGCTGGGCTCGCTGGCGGCGGCGGTGGGGCACGAGATGAACAACCCGCTGGCCTTCATGCTGGCCAACCTCTCCTACGCGCGCGAGGAGCTGGAGCGCATGGGCGAGTCACTGCGGGGCCAGGACGAGGCCGTGGCGCAGGAGCTGGGCGAGGTGCTGGAGGCCCTGTCCGAGACGGCCGAGGGGGCGCTGCGGCTCAAGCACATCGTGCAGGATCTCCGGACGCTCTCGCGCAAGCCGCCGGAGCACCAGGCGCGGGTGGAGCTGCAGCCGGTGCTGGAGAACGCGCTGAAGCTCATCCGCGGACAGATCGGCCAGCGGGGCCGGCTGGAGCGGGACTTCTTCGAGCTGCCCGCGGTGGACGCGGACGAGGCCCGGCTCACCCAGCTCTTCCTCAACCTGCTGAGTAACGCGTTGCAGTCGATGAACCCGGCGGACGCCGCGCGCAACGTGCTGCGGGTGGCCGCCTACACCGGCGAGGACGGGGAGGCGGTGGTGGAGGTGCAGGACACGGGCAAGGGCCTGGCGCCCGAGGCGCTCTCGCGCATCTTCGAGCCCTTCGTCGCCACGGTGCCCGGCAGCTCGGGCCTGGGGCTGTCGGTGAGCCACGCCATCGTCACCAGCCTGGGCGGCACGCTGCGCGCGGAGAGCCGCGAGGGCCGGGGCACCCTCATCACCATCACCCTGCCCGCGGCGGCTGCCGAGTCCGCTCCGTCCCGTCAGCAGGTGCTGCTGGCCGGGTAG